From a single Collibacillus ludicampi genomic region:
- the spoIIE gene encoding stage II sporulation protein E, which produces MSQVAVGLEESLAAFVLLFLTPKSLIEQIARYVPGTHQHALSQQDYARRIRELMDNRIREVSNVFQELSNTFSQISASQVRPPDELLNKTLEHVSQQVCAGCFKRGQCWSKHFMETYQGMVDSLAMIDIDGYVDARNLAPALKRRCIKTEQITNALNRAAEFVKRDAKWQALLAENRDLVASQLTGVAKIMSELAGEIRKENHVSADQEEHIMAALEQLGLTIRTVDIICLDEGKVEIEVTYAGCGDYNECAKVIAPLLSEILGENITVAQKRAESEGFCTVTLTSAKVYNVEVGVASAAKDGKMLSGDSFTSLDVGNGKYAVAVSDGMGNGERAMQESSAAIRLLQQLLKAGFDEQLAIKTVNSVLLLRSQEEIFATMDLALIDLYSAKTEFLKIGSAPSFIKRGSEAFPICGANIPIGILQDIEIQSVEADLQEGDFLILVSDGVFDAAKQMENSEVWLKTQIESIETNDPQAIADVLLELAVRMNHGEINDDMTVLVAKIERFQPEWSTIKIPGLKKIKRKKGGKQNIVPLSQGSPTA; this is translated from the coding sequence TTGTCGCAAGTCGCGGTGGGTCTTGAAGAATCTTTGGCCGCATTTGTACTGCTCTTCCTGACACCGAAAAGCTTGATTGAACAGATCGCGCGTTATGTTCCAGGAACCCATCAGCATGCATTGTCACAGCAGGATTACGCGCGACGGATCCGTGAATTGATGGACAATCGAATACGCGAGGTGTCGAATGTATTCCAAGAATTGTCAAACACATTTTCACAGATCTCGGCAAGCCAGGTTCGTCCACCTGATGAACTGTTGAACAAAACACTTGAACATGTTTCGCAACAAGTATGTGCTGGATGTTTCAAACGAGGGCAATGTTGGAGTAAACATTTTATGGAAACCTATCAGGGGATGGTCGACTCCTTGGCGATGATCGACATCGACGGATACGTGGATGCGAGAAACCTCGCACCCGCATTGAAGAGGAGGTGTATTAAAACCGAACAGATCACAAATGCGCTTAACCGCGCGGCCGAATTTGTAAAACGTGACGCAAAATGGCAGGCGCTTCTCGCGGAGAACCGTGATTTGGTCGCTTCACAGCTCACCGGTGTCGCTAAGATCATGAGTGAGTTGGCAGGGGAAATTCGCAAGGAAAACCATGTGTCCGCCGATCAGGAAGAACATATCATGGCGGCGCTCGAACAGTTGGGCTTGACGATTCGCACGGTCGATATCATTTGCCTTGATGAGGGGAAGGTGGAGATTGAAGTTACCTATGCCGGATGCGGAGATTACAACGAATGTGCGAAAGTGATTGCTCCGTTACTTTCTGAAATCCTTGGTGAGAATATTACCGTCGCACAAAAACGGGCGGAATCGGAAGGGTTTTGTACGGTCACTCTTACATCCGCCAAAGTCTACAACGTGGAGGTGGGGGTTGCATCAGCGGCTAAAGACGGGAAAATGCTGAGCGGAGACTCCTTCACATCTCTGGATGTGGGGAATGGTAAATACGCGGTCGCTGTTTCGGATGGTATGGGAAATGGTGAACGGGCGATGCAGGAGTCGAGTGCGGCGATCCGCCTCTTGCAACAATTGCTGAAAGCGGGATTTGATGAACAATTGGCGATCAAAACGGTGAATTCAGTCTTGCTGCTTCGTTCACAAGAAGAGATTTTTGCGACGATGGATTTAGCGCTCATTGACTTGTATTCGGCGAAAACCGAATTTTTAAAAATCGGATCGGCTCCGTCTTTTATCAAGAGGGGTTCGGAAGCGTTTCCGATCTGCGGAGCCAATATTCCCATAGGAATCTTGCAAGATATTGAAATCCAGTCTGTGGAAGCCGACTTGCAAGAAGGAGATTTTCTCATTCTCGTATCGGACGGTGTCTTTGATGCGGCGAAACAGATGGAAAATTCGGAGGTGTGGCTGAAGACTCAAATCGAGAGCATCGAAACGAACGACCCTCAAGCGATCGCTGATGTTCTGTTAGAGTTGGCGGTTCGTATGAATCACGGGGAGATCAA